In Bernardetia litoralis DSM 6794, the genomic window AGATTTTCTAAAAGCGAGCAAAAGTGCTATCAGTACAGCATTAAAATTTTTGACTCATAGAAAATTGATACGATATATTACTTTCAGTGGCGATAGAAAACGTTATTTTCAAGTAGATACAGATGGCTGGCTTTTAGAAATGAAGAGAAAACTAGAATATGCTGAAGGAATGCGAGATTTTACAGAAAATGTATTGCAATATCGTTCAGAATTAGACTCTCCTAAATTTAATGAAAAATTAGAAGAAATTATAGGCTTCCATAGAGAAATTA contains:
- a CDS encoding GbsR/MarR family transcriptional regulator — encoded protein: MSSEKQKIKLTPEEKIHQKETMVEEMGVFFEKTGLTPMHGRVFAYLLLSDPVYQDFYAIQDFLKASKSAISTALKFLTHRKLIRYITFSGDRKRYFQVDTDGWLLEMKRKLEYAEGMRDFTENVLQYRSELDSPKFNEKLEEIIGFHREINACLKDFIIQWEERRQKKIE